CGCGTCTTGGTTCCATTGTTGGACGCGTAGATACTACCGCTCGTATTAAAGGCATGTTCGTTTACCCGCATCAGGTTGAACAGGTCATGGCACGCTTTGAAGAAATCAAGCGTTGGCAGATCGAAGTTACCAATCCGGGTGGCATTGACGAAATGACCTTGTACGTTGAAGCAAGTAACTTCAAACGTGGGGACGAACTGCTGCACCAGTTCCGTGAAAAAATTAAACTTCGTCCGGAGCTCAAGGTGCTTACTCCTGGCTCACTGCCACCGCAGATTCGTCCTATTGAGGACAAAAGGATATGGGATTAGCCCTAAGAATTCTTTTTTCTGTCGTGATTATAATGGGTGGTTGCGCTTTGGCGCAACCGCCTCTTTCCCTTGCCTCCTCTGTGTCAGCCGTATCTAAAACGGCTAACATTCAACCGGACAAACCTTCTTCAACCACACATCTGCCAATTGAAGGCGAGTTCTTTAACGCCAACGGTTCAAAAGCTTCTCTTACAGACGTTATCGCCATCGCAAAATCATGCGACTACATTCTTATAGGTGAAACTCATAACGTCACTTGCGACCACATTGTTCAAGCAAAAATTATTGCTGCGTTAGCTGAATCCGGTTTGCGTATTACCGTGGGCATGGAAATGTTTGCTCAGGATAAGCAACCGCAACTCGATGCTGTAAACAATGGTGATGTCTCTCTTACCGAGTTCCCGAAAAAAGTAGATTGGAAGGAAGCGTGGGGGTTCCCATACCCGCTTTATGAGCCTATTATTGATGTAATATATAAGCATAAGATCAAGCTTTATGCGCTTAACTTCCCCTTTGAGATAGCCCGAAAAATCGGTGATGATGGAATGGAGAGCCTTACCTCGGAAGAACGTCAATTTCTTCCGGAGAAGACAATTCCTTCGTTGAAAGCGCAAGAGGAAGAGTTAGCACGGATACATGATAAGCATGTTGAGCTGATGACAAAGGATAAGGATGATCCCAAAGCAGCAGAAGTCGCTAAAAAATCATTAGCTCATTATCGTAAGCGCTTTTTTCTTATCCAGTCCATGTGGGATACCTGTATGGCTGAGCAGGCTGTGAAGATACGTAAAAAGACAAAGCTACCGATGGTGATTCTTTCCGGTACAGGACACGTAGAACATGGTTGGGGAATTTCATATCGGCTTTCCAAGCTTGATCCGGATGCCAAGGTGCTTTTAGTTGTTCCGTGGCGGGACACGAGGCCGCTTGTTGCAGATGAAGGGCATATACAGTTTTATTGTCCACTCACAAAGCAAAGCAGACTGGGGTTCACCTTGCGTATGGAAAGTGACGGTGCCACAATTATAGATGTTGCAGATAAATCTGCTGCGTACACAGCCGGGTTCCTTGTGGGCGATAAAATTGTCAAAGTAAGCGGAATGGACGTTACATCCATGATGACCCTTCACAGAGCCGGAGTAAAAGCCGCCAAGGAGGGGAAAGACATGGTCTTTACAGTAATCAGGGGCGACAAGGAGACATCCATCTCTATGCCGGTACCGGAACACTCTCATTCATCATAATGCCAGAATTACCAGAAGTTGAAACCATTGCTTCAGGCCTGTGGCCAATGCTAGCCGGGCAGACAATAGAAGACGTTACCATTCTTAACGACAGCAGCGTTGAAGGGCGGCGCTATGCGTTGGAAAACCTCATAACAGGACGAGAAATTACGCACGTACATAGAAGAGGAAAATTACTGCTTATGGATCTTTCGATTCCGGAAGTTTATGAGCACGAACTCCCCGTGCCTCGTTCTGAGTATCCATTGCAACTTGCGTTTCATCTAAAAATGTCCGGCAGATTGTTTGTTCATCCTGTAGGTACTCCACCTGCACGGCATACCCGCATAATCTTTGATCTGAGCAACGGCAATCGTTTGTTCTTTGATGATGTGCGTAAGTTCGGTTTTTGTCGTGCGTTAGCCCCTTGTGACTATTTAAACTGGCAGTTCTGGCAACAGTTGGGGCCCGAACCTCTTGTTATTAATACAGATCGATTTGTATCTTTATTTCAATCACGTAGAACCCGCATCAAAGCCGCATTGCTAGATCAAAAAGTAATTGCCGGAATAGGTAATATCTACGCGGATGAATCACTTTTTAGAGCTGGAATTCGCCCTGACAAGCCTTCAAATGAGATTTCTCAGAAGAGTCTCAGGCTGCTGCATGTAAAGTTGAAAGAGGTTCTGAAACAAGCCATTCGTGAGTGTGGTTCGTCTATTCGTGATTACCGTGATGCCCATGGTGATGCTGGGGCGTTCCAGAATAACTTCCTAGTCTATGGACGCACAGGGCAGAATTGCCGCGTATGCGGTAATCCGCTTAAAACTGAAAAAGTGGCAGGACGCACCACTGTTTTTTGCGGAACGTGCCAGAAGTAGACGATCTCTTCGAGACTGGCGATATGAACTTATCGACAACGTAGAATCTTTTTCAATATATGAGAATCATAGTATTGGATGCTGAACTGACAAGTTTTTTGTATTTA
This portion of the Halodesulfovibrio aestuarii DSM 17919 = ATCC 29578 genome encodes:
- a CDS encoding ChaN family lipoprotein, which encodes MGLALRILFSVVIIMGGCALAQPPLSLASSVSAVSKTANIQPDKPSSTTHLPIEGEFFNANGSKASLTDVIAIAKSCDYILIGETHNVTCDHIVQAKIIAALAESGLRITVGMEMFAQDKQPQLDAVNNGDVSLTEFPKKVDWKEAWGFPYPLYEPIIDVIYKHKIKLYALNFPFEIARKIGDDGMESLTSEERQFLPEKTIPSLKAQEEELARIHDKHVELMTKDKDDPKAAEVAKKSLAHYRKRFFLIQSMWDTCMAEQAVKIRKKTKLPMVILSGTGHVEHGWGISYRLSKLDPDAKVLLVVPWRDTRPLVADEGHIQFYCPLTKQSRLGFTLRMESDGATIIDVADKSAAYTAGFLVGDKIVKVSGMDVTSMMTLHRAGVKAAKEGKDMVFTVIRGDKETSISMPVPEHSHSS
- the mutM gene encoding bifunctional DNA-formamidopyrimidine glycosylase/DNA-(apurinic or apyrimidinic site) lyase, with translation MPELPEVETIASGLWPMLAGQTIEDVTILNDSSVEGRRYALENLITGREITHVHRRGKLLLMDLSIPEVYEHELPVPRSEYPLQLAFHLKMSGRLFVHPVGTPPARHTRIIFDLSNGNRLFFDDVRKFGFCRALAPCDYLNWQFWQQLGPEPLVINTDRFVSLFQSRRTRIKAALLDQKVIAGIGNIYADESLFRAGIRPDKPSNEISQKSLRLLHVKLKEVLKQAIRECGSSIRDYRDAHGDAGAFQNNFLVYGRTGQNCRVCGNPLKTEKVAGRTTVFCGTCQK